A region of Kineosporia sp. NBRC 101731 DNA encodes the following proteins:
- a CDS encoding C45 family peptidase produces MNSVPLLELSGSPRSRGVTHGRALAGRLRGFLDDSLARLGHLSDRPMDLDSLRPGIAAHREVVAAVLPGLADEVDGLAVGAGIERDEAWLLQLRRELLGYSRVTAGDCSTYASVRNRPVLAQTVDLNGNLDDQIALLAVSGPGRRSLVLSFAGLLGYLGLNDAGIAVGINLVLGGDWTPGVPPYLAIRHVLDSAGTVDEAVAMLTALPLASSRSFMVCGRERVVCVEALGTQRRLIEGDELAHTNHFLHPDLLARDEINIFAKNSSRRRLEAVRAALVLDPDDTDGHHRLLSVPPVLVADNGDIRRERTVAAVMMRPDRGELRLWPGDPSTAGELVYSLRPGDRPVLVHGGRGSEGEQGGKRAVHSRGHGRTIPRSLAAQGAFGDAESPTRP; encoded by the coding sequence ATGAACAGCGTTCCGCTGCTGGAGCTGTCCGGCTCGCCCCGGTCCCGTGGGGTCACCCACGGCCGGGCGCTGGCCGGACGGCTGCGGGGCTTCCTGGACGACTCGCTCGCCCGTCTCGGCCACCTCAGCGACCGGCCGATGGACCTGGACTCGCTCCGGCCCGGTATCGCCGCCCACCGGGAGGTCGTGGCCGCCGTGCTGCCCGGGCTCGCCGACGAGGTGGACGGGCTGGCCGTCGGCGCCGGGATCGAGCGGGACGAGGCCTGGCTGCTGCAACTGCGGCGCGAGCTCCTGGGCTACAGCCGGGTCACGGCGGGCGACTGCAGCACCTACGCCTCGGTCCGGAACCGGCCGGTACTGGCGCAGACCGTCGACCTGAACGGGAATCTCGACGACCAGATCGCCCTGCTGGCGGTCTCCGGGCCAGGCCGGCGCAGTCTCGTCCTCAGTTTCGCGGGGCTCCTGGGGTACCTCGGGCTGAACGATGCCGGGATCGCCGTCGGCATCAACCTCGTCCTCGGGGGTGACTGGACCCCGGGCGTGCCGCCCTACCTGGCGATCCGGCACGTGCTGGACAGCGCGGGCACGGTCGACGAGGCGGTGGCGATGCTCACCGCGCTACCGCTGGCCAGCTCCCGGTCATTCATGGTCTGCGGCCGGGAACGGGTGGTGTGCGTCGAGGCCCTGGGCACCCAGAGACGTCTGATCGAGGGCGACGAGCTGGCCCACACGAACCACTTCCTGCACCCGGACCTCCTCGCGCGGGACGAGATCAACATCTTCGCCAAGAACTCGTCCCGGCGGCGTCTGGAGGCGGTCCGGGCAGCACTGGTGCTGGACCCGGACGACACGGACGGCCACCACCGGCTGCTGTCGGTACCGCCGGTGCTGGTGGCGGACAACGGTGACATCCGGCGCGAACGCACGGTCGCGGCCGTGATGATGCGCCCCGACCGGGGGGAACTACGGCTCTGGCCCGGAGATCCGTCGACGGCCGGGGAACTGGTCTACTCGTTACGGCCCGGTGACCGACCCGTACTCGTCCACGGCGGCAGGGGAAGCGAAGGGGAACAAGGTGGGAAGAGGGCGGTCCATAGTCGAGGGCATGGACGCACAATTCCCAGGAGTCTCGCAGCTCAGGGTGCTTTTGGTGATGCCGAGTCACCAACTCGTCCGTAG
- a CDS encoding GNAT family protein, whose translation MSRAPWSHSASTVLRNEHVELHPVAETDREPLRRIAFDPQIWTYFVSRVENDHDFDAFFDALLADHASGRRVVRIVVDRGTGQVAGSSSYGNLAEADGRLEIGWSWLGADFRGKGINRWVKYLLLSHAFEVLGAERVEFKTDVLNDRARAGLSKIGATQEGVLRSFNPMPGGRRRDAIFYSVLRSEWPSVEDQLRRFGRATGSGT comes from the coding sequence GTGAGCCGCGCACCCTGGAGCCACAGTGCCTCCACCGTTCTGCGGAACGAGCACGTCGAACTGCACCCGGTGGCGGAGACCGACCGTGAACCCCTGCGGAGGATCGCGTTCGATCCGCAGATCTGGACCTACTTCGTCTCCCGCGTCGAGAACGACCACGACTTCGACGCCTTCTTCGACGCCCTGCTCGCCGACCACGCGAGCGGGAGACGGGTCGTCCGCATCGTCGTGGACCGGGGCACCGGGCAGGTCGCCGGGAGCTCCAGCTACGGCAATCTCGCCGAGGCCGACGGGCGTCTGGAGATCGGCTGGTCGTGGCTCGGCGCCGACTTCCGGGGGAAGGGCATCAACCGGTGGGTCAAGTACCTGCTGCTGAGCCACGCGTTCGAGGTCCTGGGCGCGGAACGGGTCGAGTTCAAGACGGACGTCCTCAATGACCGGGCCCGGGCGGGGCTCAGCAAGATCGGGGCCACCCAGGAGGGGGTGCTGCGCAGTTTCAACCCGATGCCCGGTGGTCGCCGGCGGGACGCCATCTTCTACTCGGTGCTCCGCAGCGAGTGGCCCTCGGTCGAGGACCAGCTGCGCCGATTCGGCCGGGCCACCGGATCCGGGACATGA
- a CDS encoding AMP-binding protein, protein MTVIGLGHRTSWSAADFYDQARAVAGALRRRGAGPGSRIGILSANRMEWVLLDLAALMIKAQTAGFEPGKFTPDADLVERYDLDLLFTDVPLPDDAPPQAVPISIVADHAGEVPADLDPVQWATTDCTTVKFTSGSTGVPKGLEATAGSIDSSLHAVQGLFGHGPGDDILTFLPLSILQQRYWLYSALYWGHDLTITTYQSVLAVMSTVRPTVVMGVPAFFDAVRRHIENSVADGAEPAEAVAEVFGDRIRYLWTGSAPADRAMLDFYGRAGLEIYEGYGLNETCIVTKNYPGATREGSVGRALPGKEIIIDDDGVVHVRSDFPVNTRYTFAAPGSSENIFGPGGLVRTGDLGRLDDDGFLYILGRADDVLVLGNGKKIIVRPVETRFRDTGAVSDCVLYHPSSAGLVAVVSPLPGPVDTGAVSVALADVNAVSEPDERIVRVIVADEPFTVENGLLTSQFKPVRHRIAHRYSNRIDDPKAGIRAY, encoded by the coding sequence ATCACGGTCATCGGGCTCGGTCATCGAACATCATGGTCGGCGGCCGATTTTTACGACCAGGCCCGGGCCGTGGCCGGTGCCCTGCGACGCCGGGGCGCCGGCCCGGGCAGCCGCATCGGGATTCTGTCGGCGAACCGGATGGAATGGGTGCTGCTCGACCTCGCCGCTCTCATGATCAAGGCACAGACGGCCGGCTTCGAACCGGGCAAGTTCACCCCGGACGCCGATCTGGTCGAGCGTTACGACCTCGACCTGCTGTTCACCGACGTTCCCCTGCCCGACGACGCCCCACCGCAGGCGGTACCGATCTCGATCGTCGCCGACCATGCGGGGGAGGTGCCCGCGGACCTCGACCCGGTGCAGTGGGCGACCACAGACTGCACGACGGTGAAGTTCACGTCCGGTTCCACCGGCGTGCCCAAAGGACTGGAAGCGACCGCCGGCAGCATCGACTCGTCGCTGCACGCCGTCCAGGGGCTCTTCGGGCACGGCCCGGGCGACGACATCCTCACCTTTCTGCCGCTCTCGATCCTCCAGCAGCGCTATTGGCTCTACTCGGCCCTGTACTGGGGGCACGACCTCACGATCACGACCTACCAGTCGGTGCTGGCGGTGATGTCGACCGTGCGGCCCACGGTCGTGATGGGGGTGCCCGCCTTCTTCGACGCGGTCCGGCGGCACATCGAGAACAGTGTCGCCGACGGCGCCGAACCCGCCGAAGCCGTCGCGGAGGTCTTCGGCGACCGGATCCGGTACCTGTGGACGGGTTCGGCCCCGGCCGACCGGGCCATGCTCGATTTCTACGGCCGGGCCGGGCTGGAGATCTACGAGGGCTACGGACTCAACGAGACCTGCATCGTCACGAAGAACTATCCCGGCGCCACGCGTGAAGGGAGTGTGGGGCGGGCTCTGCCCGGCAAGGAGATCATCATCGATGACGACGGGGTGGTCCACGTGCGCAGCGACTTCCCGGTCAACACCCGCTACACCTTCGCGGCGCCCGGTAGCAGCGAGAACATCTTCGGGCCAGGAGGTCTGGTGCGCACCGGCGATCTGGGCCGGCTCGACGACGACGGGTTCCTGTACATCCTCGGCCGCGCCGACGACGTCCTGGTCCTCGGCAACGGCAAGAAGATCATCGTCCGGCCGGTCGAGACCCGCTTCCGGGACACCGGTGCGGTGAGCGACTGCGTCCTGTACCACCCGAGCTCGGCCGGGCTGGTCGCCGTCGTTTCCCCGCTTCCCGGCCCGGTCGACACCGGCGCGGTCAGCGTGGCCCTGGCCGACGTCAACGCCGTGTCCGAGCCGGACGAGCGGATCGTGCGGGTGATCGTCGCCGACGAACCGTTCACGGTCGAGAACGGTCTCCTGACATCACAGTTCAAGCCCGTGCGCCACCGCATCGCCCACCGCTACAGCAACCGTATCGACGACCCGAAAGCAGGTATCCGTGCCTACTGA